The Erythrobacter insulae genome window below encodes:
- a CDS encoding N-acyl-D-amino-acid deacylase family protein — protein MPADTIISGGMVFDGSGAAGTITDLALRDGMIVYIGPDADSRFAATRTIDATDLIVAPGFIDPHTHAGSDLASSDTSRRANLPFTFQGVTTVVVGNDGGGKPDIADLARAATANGIGTNVAYLVGFGPVREAVLETSNRAPSRKELAQMESITRAAMCEGAWGFSTGLYYVPQSYSETEEVIALAKVARETGGYYDTHMRDESTYNVTVTGALAETLEIGRRAEIPVHIAHIKALGPAVWGHSAKMIAMIETAQAGGQKVTADQYPWEASGTRISSALVPREALEGGLLALRERLDDPAQLAAIRAGVVAAIERRGGADRLLITGSLSGSDVPVGKTLQELGAMRNMQPADAAIEVLRSGDARLASFNMNPADIAAFAGQDWVVTGSDGTSGHPRKYGSFPKAFRNLVTGAPKMELARFIRRSSGKTADIIGLKRRGYLRSGYHADIVVFDPSTFAPNADYSAPRELSSGVEHLYVNGVPVITGGTYTGALPGAPLLKDTQC, from the coding sequence ATGCCAGCCGATACAATCATCTCTGGCGGGATGGTTTTCGATGGCTCCGGCGCTGCTGGAACGATCACCGATCTTGCTCTGCGTGATGGCATGATTGTTTATATCGGCCCGGATGCCGACTCGCGCTTCGCGGCAACGAGAACCATCGACGCCACCGACCTGATCGTCGCGCCCGGCTTTATTGATCCGCACACCCACGCTGGATCCGATCTTGCCTCAAGCGACACCAGCCGCCGTGCCAATCTGCCTTTTACATTTCAGGGGGTAACGACTGTGGTGGTTGGCAACGACGGCGGCGGCAAGCCTGACATTGCCGATCTCGCCAGAGCCGCAACCGCAAATGGCATTGGCACCAATGTTGCCTATCTGGTCGGTTTCGGCCCTGTGCGCGAAGCGGTATTAGAGACATCGAACCGCGCACCCAGCCGCAAAGAACTTGCGCAGATGGAAAGCATCACCCGCGCGGCCATGTGCGAGGGCGCGTGGGGGTTCTCGACGGGACTGTATTACGTTCCGCAAAGCTATTCAGAAACCGAAGAAGTGATCGCGCTGGCGAAAGTCGCTCGTGAAACCGGCGGTTATTACGACACCCATATGCGCGATGAGAGCACCTATAACGTGACCGTTACGGGCGCCCTCGCCGAAACTCTCGAAATCGGTCGCCGAGCAGAAATACCCGTCCACATCGCACATATCAAAGCGCTCGGCCCAGCTGTCTGGGGGCACAGCGCAAAGATGATCGCGATGATAGAGACTGCACAGGCCGGGGGTCAGAAGGTTACTGCCGATCAATATCCGTGGGAGGCTTCGGGTACCCGCATCTCAAGCGCGCTCGTGCCGCGAGAGGCGCTCGAAGGCGGGTTGCTCGCATTGCGTGAGCGGCTCGATGATCCGGCACAGCTCGCCGCTATCCGCGCAGGTGTTGTCGCGGCAATAGAGCGGCGCGGCGGGGCCGATCGCCTGCTTATCACTGGATCGCTCTCGGGCTCGGACGTTCCGGTTGGTAAAACTCTGCAAGAGCTCGGCGCGATGCGGAACATGCAGCCAGCCGACGCAGCTATTGAGGTGTTGCGATCTGGAGATGCCCGCCTTGCCTCTTTCAATATGAACCCTGCTGACATTGCCGCGTTTGCCGGGCAGGATTGGGTCGTCACCGGATCGGACGGAACCAGCGGCCATCCGCGCAAGTATGGCAGTTTCCCCAAAGCATTTCGCAATTTGGTAACCGGCGCACCAAAAATGGAACTTGCCCGCTTTATCCGGCGATCGAGCGGCAAGACGGCGGATATAATCGGCCTAAAGCGGCGCGGTTATCTGAGGTCCGGTTATCACGCCGACATAGTGGTATTTGACCCTTCTACGTTTGCGCCCAACGCCGATTACTCCGCTCCGCGTGAGCTTTCTAGCGGGGTCGAGCACCTTTACGTCAATGGCGTGCCTGTCATTACAGGCGGTACCTACACCGGCGCGCTGCCCGGCGCACCTTTGCTCAAGGATACGCAATGCTGA
- a CDS encoding M14 family metallopeptidase has translation MRMAAMMIGIFLSLAFLSAPAAALSEPIPALALASPDCETQAARIDKDFVTGAYASCEATSKKRFKLTIAPEDEGDINCSAWYAFRVNANRRTRIKVHLDYTKCGHRYWPKISTDGVNWEFMKSKYVLVEGERGERTAQITLKVGKDPVFVAAQEILPPSIYDAWLQEREKALFATVDLLGRSAQGREIKLLRIAEPDAKQRETVVLVGRQHPPEVTGALAMLPFVETVMGDTELAKAYRARFETLTVPLLNPDGVVLGHWRHNSGGVDLNRDWGPFTQPETLVMSGLLKQIDEDPARDLRVLIDFHSTGRDVFYTIPDELPTDPELFTKKWLALYQERMPDYEVSRDARHEEGRPISKAHAFDVYGAPGITFEIGDETDRELIKRIGRESAIAMMVTMLETPQPEPGISTAQ, from the coding sequence TAAGCGAGCCTATCCCGGCGCTGGCACTGGCTTCGCCCGATTGCGAAACGCAGGCCGCCCGCATCGACAAAGACTTTGTGACAGGGGCATATGCGTCGTGCGAGGCTACCAGTAAAAAACGGTTCAAGCTGACGATCGCACCGGAAGACGAAGGCGATATCAATTGCAGTGCGTGGTATGCATTTCGGGTCAATGCAAATCGCAGGACCCGCATAAAAGTGCACCTCGATTACACCAAATGCGGCCACCGTTATTGGCCAAAAATCAGCACTGACGGCGTGAACTGGGAATTCATGAAGTCCAAATATGTCCTCGTCGAAGGCGAGCGTGGTGAGCGCACGGCACAGATAACTTTGAAAGTTGGCAAAGACCCGGTCTTTGTCGCCGCGCAGGAAATTTTACCTCCGTCTATTTACGACGCATGGCTGCAAGAGCGCGAGAAAGCCTTATTCGCGACCGTCGATCTGCTTGGCCGTTCGGCGCAAGGGCGCGAGATTAAGCTGCTGCGCATCGCTGAACCGGATGCGAAGCAACGCGAAACTGTAGTTCTTGTCGGTCGCCAGCACCCGCCCGAAGTGACGGGCGCACTTGCCATGCTGCCCTTTGTCGAAACGGTCATGGGGGACACCGAACTGGCCAAGGCATACCGCGCGCGGTTCGAAACGCTTACGGTCCCGCTGCTCAACCCCGACGGCGTAGTGCTCGGCCATTGGCGCCATAATTCAGGCGGTGTCGATCTTAATCGTGACTGGGGCCCGTTCACCCAGCCCGAAACGTTGGTAATGAGCGGCTTGCTAAAACAGATAGACGAAGACCCTGCGCGCGATTTGCGTGTCCTGATCGACTTTCATTCGACAGGCCGCGATGTGTTTTACACCATACCGGACGAGCTGCCGACCGATCCCGAACTCTTCACCAAGAAATGGCTCGCGCTGTATCAGGAGCGGATGCCTGATTACGAAGTGAGCCGTGATGCCCGTCACGAGGAAGGGCGGCCCATATCCAAAGCGCATGCTTTCGATGTCTATGGAGCTCCCGGTATCACGTTCGAAATTGGCGATGAAACCGATCGCGAATTGATCAAACGCATCGGACGCGAGTCTGCGATTGCCATGATGGTCACGATGCTCGAAACCCCGCAGCCAGAACCCGGCATCTCTACAGCGCAATGA